One window of Desulfarculus baarsii DSM 2075 genomic DNA carries:
- a CDS encoding ATP-binding cassette domain-containing protein, which yields MIELRGVSKRLGRKLVIRRADLVVRPGQIVCLSGPSGVGKTTLLEIMAGLTKPDAGLARRQGAVALAFQDDALLPWLDAAGNMDYALAALPPDQRRERRRFWLERFELPPTLRPEAMSGGMRRRLNLARALASQRPILLLDEPFAFLDLPWQAKVAAELAAAAHVGAAVALVSHQLEPLDGLPCRTIAVSASPVDIVADA from the coding sequence GTGATCGAACTGCGCGGCGTGAGCAAGCGCCTGGGCCGCAAACTGGTGATCCGCCGGGCCGACCTCGTCGTTCGTCCCGGCCAGATCGTCTGCCTGAGCGGGCCCTCGGGCGTGGGCAAAACGACCCTGTTGGAGATCATGGCCGGCCTGACCAAACCCGACGCCGGCCTGGCCCGTCGCCAGGGGGCCGTGGCCCTGGCCTTTCAAGACGACGCCCTGCTGCCCTGGTTGGACGCGGCCGGCAACATGGACTACGCCCTGGCCGCCTTGCCGCCAGACCAGCGCCGGGAGCGCCGGCGCTTTTGGCTGGAGCGCTTTGAACTGCCGCCGACCCTGCGGCCGGAGGCCATGAGCGGCGGCATGCGCCGCAGGCTCAACCTGGCCCGGGCCCTGGCCAGCCAACGACCCATCTTGCTGCTGGACGAACCCTTCGCCTTTTTGGACCTGCCGTGGCAGGCGAAAGTGGCCGCCGAACTGGCCGCCGCCGCCCATGTCGGCGCGGCGGTGGCTCTGGTCAGCCACCAACTGGAGCCCCTGGACGGCCTGCCTTGCCGGACCATCGCCGTGTCCGCAAGCCCCGTGGACATCGTCGCCGACGCCTGA
- a CDS encoding ATP-binding cassette domain-containing protein, whose translation MRVNQLEILGGQDRDGRPEPLASLRLRPGLTVAVVGPTGSGKSQLLSDIEQLARGDTPSGRRVLLDGAQIDAPPTGLVATLSQRTNFVMDASVAKFIELHAACLDKSGGDWAERVLSLANTLCGEAFGGDSPLQGLSGGQTRALMIADLALISDAPVVLIDEVENAGIDKHRALAALAGHGKIVLTATHDPVLMLMNDLRVVMAGGAMQQAIAIDDDERLARQRLAELDATLLRARDLLRQGARLEKDSL comes from the coding sequence ATGCGCGTGAATCAACTGGAGATTCTGGGAGGCCAAGACCGCGACGGCCGGCCTGAGCCCCTGGCCAGCCTACGCCTACGGCCTGGGCTGACCGTGGCCGTGGTTGGCCCCACCGGCTCGGGCAAAAGCCAACTTTTATCCGACATCGAACAACTGGCCAGGGGCGACACGCCGTCGGGCCGGCGGGTGCTGCTGGACGGCGCGCAGATAGACGCGCCGCCCACCGGCCTGGTGGCCACGCTCTCCCAGCGCACCAACTTCGTCATGGACGCCTCCGTGGCCAAGTTCATCGAGCTGCACGCCGCCTGCTTGGACAAGAGCGGCGGTGATTGGGCCGAGCGCGTCTTGAGCCTGGCCAACACCCTCTGCGGCGAGGCCTTTGGCGGCGACAGCCCCTTGCAGGGGCTTAGCGGCGGCCAGACCCGCGCCTTGATGATCGCCGATCTGGCCCTGATCTCCGACGCGCCGGTGGTGCTCATCGACGAGGTGGAAAACGCCGGCATCGACAAGCACCGCGCCCTGGCCGCCCTGGCCGGTCACGGCAAGATCGTCCTCACCGCCACCCACGACCCGGTCTTGATGCTCATGAACGATCTGCGCGTGGTCATGGCCGGCGGGGCCATGCAACAGGCCATCGCCATCGACGACGACGAACGCCTGGCGCGCCAACGCCTGGCCGAACTTGACGCCACCCTCCTGCGGGCCCGCGACCTGTTGCGCCAGGGCGCGCGCCTGGAAAAGGACAGCCTGTGA
- a CDS encoding GTP-binding protein, with product MKLIIVAGPPSVGKTAVTTHVARLWRAKGARVLAAKFDTQSSADPERYRQNLGAPSLGGLSGYLCPDHYFISNLEEVVEWGLGQRADVLFVETAGLCLRCAPHVEGVPAVTVIDALGGLDAPVKVGPMLSLADVVVLTKGDLVSQAEREVLMLGVRRVNPTALVLSVNGLTGTGGLLLLRWLMGQPAVDQVGERSLRHDMPASICSYCTGERRVGRVYQTGNVEKITWEAAEPCA from the coding sequence ATGAAGTTAATCATCGTAGCCGGCCCGCCAAGCGTGGGCAAAACAGCGGTGACAACCCACGTTGCGCGCCTGTGGCGGGCCAAGGGCGCACGGGTGTTGGCGGCCAAGTTCGACACCCAGAGCTCGGCCGACCCGGAGCGCTATCGCCAAAACCTGGGCGCGCCGTCCCTGGGCGGCCTCAGCGGTTACCTCTGCCCGGACCACTACTTCATTTCCAACCTGGAAGAAGTGGTCGAGTGGGGCCTCGGCCAGCGGGCCGACGTTTTGTTCGTGGAGACGGCCGGCCTGTGCCTGCGCTGCGCGCCCCATGTGGAGGGCGTGCCGGCGGTGACGGTCATCGACGCCTTGGGCGGCCTGGACGCGCCGGTCAAGGTGGGGCCCATGCTTTCGCTGGCCGACGTGGTGGTGTTGACCAAGGGCGACCTGGTCTCGCAGGCCGAGCGCGAGGTGCTGATGCTGGGCGTGCGGCGGGTCAATCCCACGGCCCTGGTCTTGTCGGTCAACGGCTTGACCGGCACGGGCGGCCTGTTGTTGCTGCGCTGGTTGATGGGGCAACCGGCCGTGGACCAGGTCGGCGAGCGCAGTCTGCGCCACGACATGCCGGCCTCGATCTGTTCGTATTGCACCGGCGAGCGCCGTGTGGGCCGCGTCTATCAGACGGGCAACGTGGAAAAGATAACGTGGGAGGCGGCCGAACCATGCGCGTGA
- a CDS encoding ABC transporter substrate-binding protein, giving the protein MSTSYRVHLSVPPNIARHLRQEIAARFPGARIDGPPLHAEMHAFARGLAREEPPALAISPYPQLAASVLAAASGTFVPLARDVAPLAPELDALGLTPPAPELTLISVSPVALIANNRHLPELSDWADLCRPDLPAPLGCPPSDTPLPYLLEIFFSDRFGRAARPLLDTLDTQSNPLDINKRVDSGELAAGVILPALGRTFRLGGGRLVWPRSGALAIPMLACLSAQAPDEAHDIVAYLLSEQCQAFLSISGGLAPSRAGVPAFAELAACEWALIWPGWQTLLEVARIMDAAQGSTIDQREKGK; this is encoded by the coding sequence GTGAGCACCAGCTACCGCGTTCATTTGTCCGTTCCGCCCAACATCGCCCGCCATCTGCGCCAGGAGATCGCCGCGCGCTTTCCCGGCGCGCGGATCGACGGGCCACCCCTGCACGCCGAGATGCACGCCTTTGCCCGCGGCCTAGCCCGGGAAGAGCCGCCGGCCCTGGCCATCTCGCCATACCCCCAGTTGGCCGCGTCGGTGCTGGCCGCCGCGTCGGGGACGTTCGTCCCGCTGGCGCGGGATGTCGCGCCGCTGGCCCCGGAACTGGACGCCCTCGGACTGACGCCGCCCGCGCCGGAGCTGACGCTGATCTCGGTCTCGCCGGTGGCGCTGATCGCCAACAACCGCCATCTGCCCGAGCTGAGCGATTGGGCGGACCTCTGCCGGCCGGATCTGCCCGCGCCCCTGGGTTGCCCGCCGTCGGACACGCCCTTGCCCTACCTGCTGGAGATATTCTTCAGCGACCGTTTCGGCCGGGCCGCCCGGCCTTTGCTGGACACGCTCGACACCCAGAGCAACCCCCTGGACATCAACAAGCGGGTGGATTCGGGCGAACTGGCCGCCGGCGTGATTCTGCCGGCTCTGGGCCGCACCTTTCGCCTGGGCGGCGGCCGGCTGGTCTGGCCGCGTAGCGGGGCCTTGGCCATCCCCATGCTGGCCTGCCTAAGCGCCCAGGCCCCCGACGAGGCCCACGACATCGTGGCCTATCTGCTCTCGGAACAATGCCAAGCGTTTCTTTCGATCTCCGGCGGCCTGGCCCCATCGCGGGCCGGCGTCCCCGCCTTCGCCGAGCTGGCGGCCTGTGAGTGGGCGCTCATCTGGCCTGGATGGCAAACCCTCCTCGAAGTGGCGCGGATCATGGACGCCGCGCAGGGATCAACGATCGATCAACGGGAGAAAGGGAAATGA
- a CDS encoding ABC transporter permease yields the protein MKRLWPFAVSLAVMLALGWLATWLLGPELAPPPPLVCAEMWRLCLDGQMFGEMGATVVRALAGVAAANLLGLGLGLAAGLWPAALRALAPLVAALQACPPVVWISLAMIWAGTGSLVPMLAVFAATLPPLFLNVAQGVLALDRRLFDMSRLYDVPAATRLRRFWLPGVRPYWLAAFSQTLASGWKVAAVAEFLGSHQGAGARIFWAYRRMDLVDLYAWTGALVLLGVVLEYGLVAPLRQAAGRNGRKKEAVS from the coding sequence ATGAAACGTCTTTGGCCTTTCGCGGTTTCGCTGGCGGTGATGCTGGCCTTGGGTTGGCTGGCCACCTGGCTGCTTGGCCCGGAGCTGGCCCCGCCGCCGCCGTTGGTTTGCGCCGAGATGTGGCGGCTGTGCCTGGACGGCCAGATGTTTGGCGAAATGGGCGCGACGGTGGTCCGCGCCCTGGCCGGGGTGGCGGCGGCCAACCTGCTGGGCCTGGGCCTGGGCCTGGCCGCTGGGCTCTGGCCGGCGGCGCTGCGGGCGCTGGCCCCGTTGGTGGCGGCGTTGCAGGCCTGTCCGCCGGTGGTCTGGATCTCGTTGGCCATGATCTGGGCCGGCACTGGTTCGCTGGTGCCGATGCTGGCCGTTTTCGCCGCCACTCTGCCGCCGCTGTTTTTGAACGTGGCCCAGGGCGTGCTGGCCCTGGACCGCCGCCTGTTCGACATGAGCCGGCTCTACGACGTGCCCGCCGCCACGCGCCTGCGACGCTTTTGGTTGCCGGGCGTGCGGCCCTATTGGCTGGCCGCCTTTTCGCAAACCCTGGCCTCGGGCTGGAAGGTGGCGGCGGTGGCCGAGTTTCTGGGCAGCCATCAGGGGGCCGGCGCGCGGATTTTCTGGGCCTATCGCCGCATGGATCTGGTGGATCTCTACGCCTGGACGGGCGCGCTGGTGCTGCTGGGCGTGGTGTTGGAGTACGGCCTGGTGGCCCCCTTGCGCCAGGCCGCCGGCCGCAACGGCCGAAAAAAGGAGGCCGTCTCGTGA
- a CDS encoding TonB-dependent receptor plug domain-containing protein: MKLKRSLLLAAVLALGLGVPAAHGDDTTQLDPIIVTARGRASQLSATPGGAAVADSDEIALHPKASAAYALEDIPGLSLTGDSVWGRDIAIRGLTGNSVVVLVDGHRINSAIDMNARLSFVNAMDIERIEVLKGPVSSLYGSGSTGGVVNIITRKGAFSDKCQAHGRVSLAASSNPQGGDAYASAHFDSPSLWLFASAAGQDHDDLRGGDDERIANSQFRDGQGRVASGFKLGQLTTQVQVMRMEANDVGLPGGPSTLPAVARVSYPRTSSTLASLDLTWDREGQALGQVAGSIYINQNERRVRVDRTGNAAVSAIEPGADHETLGGQLRANLDLGAHAIVGGVDAWQWTMDSWRRRFLTVGRVLYDNPVPHAVQTSAGVFAEDDWTLSDAFTLNLGARLDRLQTKNDAGNGFASGDESDLGWNVHAGLTHKISQAWSQTAIIASSYRAADVLERYKYIDLGGGQVLYGNPDLNPETSLFGEYGLHYQAKPFKGDLRLFANQLHDYISQKRISATRLEMCNVGQARIFGAELEGRLDLGHGLALFANATALDGRDENADEPLRYIAPISGMAGVDFVTGPFWARLDTRWALDQNETPADVEETGGYATLNLAGRYRFAALGLNHELLLTVDNILDTRYESYLSNARGIELLEPGVAAALTYTLEF, translated from the coding sequence ATGAAACTGAAACGCAGCCTGCTTTTGGCGGCCGTGCTGGCCCTGGGCCTGGGCGTCCCGGCGGCCCACGGCGACGACACGACCCAACTGGACCCGATCATCGTCACGGCCCGTGGCCGGGCCTCGCAGCTTTCGGCCACGCCCGGCGGCGCGGCGGTGGCCGATTCCGACGAAATCGCCCTGCACCCCAAGGCCTCGGCGGCCTACGCCCTGGAGGACATCCCCGGTCTCAGCCTCACCGGCGACTCGGTCTGGGGCCGCGACATCGCCATCCGTGGCCTCACCGGAAACTCGGTGGTCGTGCTTGTCGATGGCCATCGCATCAACTCGGCCATCGACATGAACGCCCGCCTCAGTTTTGTCAACGCCATGGACATCGAACGCATCGAGGTGCTAAAGGGCCCCGTCAGCTCGCTCTATGGCTCGGGCTCCACCGGCGGCGTGGTCAACATCATCACCCGCAAGGGCGCTTTCAGCGACAAATGCCAAGCCCACGGCCGCGTGAGCCTGGCGGCCAGCAGCAACCCCCAGGGCGGCGACGCCTACGCCAGCGCCCATTTCGATTCGCCGAGCCTGTGGCTGTTCGCCTCGGCCGCCGGCCAGGATCATGACGATCTGCGCGGCGGCGACGACGAAAGAATTGCCAACAGCCAGTTCCGCGACGGCCAGGGTCGCGTGGCCTCGGGCTTCAAGCTGGGCCAGTTGACCACCCAGGTGCAGGTCATGCGCATGGAGGCCAACGACGTGGGCCTGCCCGGCGGCCCCTCGACCCTGCCGGCCGTGGCCCGCGTCAGCTATCCGCGCACTTCCAGCACCCTGGCCAGCCTGGATCTGACCTGGGATCGTGAGGGCCAGGCCCTGGGCCAGGTGGCTGGCTCGATCTACATCAACCAAAACGAACGCCGCGTGCGTGTCGACCGGACCGGCAACGCCGCCGTCAGCGCCATCGAGCCGGGGGCCGACCACGAGACCTTGGGCGGACAACTGCGCGCCAACCTCGACCTGGGCGCCCACGCCATCGTCGGCGGCGTCGACGCCTGGCAGTGGACCATGGACTCGTGGCGCAGACGCTTTCTGACCGTGGGCCGCGTACTCTACGACAACCCCGTGCCCCACGCCGTGCAGACCTCGGCCGGCGTCTTCGCCGAGGACGACTGGACCCTCAGCGATGCCTTCACCCTCAACCTGGGCGCGCGCCTCGACCGCCTCCAGACCAAAAACGACGCCGGCAACGGCTTCGCCTCCGGCGACGAAAGCGACCTGGGCTGGAACGTTCACGCCGGCCTGACCCATAAGATCAGCCAGGCCTGGTCGCAGACGGCCATCATCGCCTCCAGCTACCGCGCCGCCGACGTCCTCGAGCGCTACAAATACATCGACCTGGGCGGTGGCCAGGTGCTCTACGGCAATCCCGACCTCAACCCCGAGACCTCGCTCTTTGGCGAATACGGCCTGCATTATCAGGCCAAGCCCTTCAAGGGCGACCTGCGTTTGTTCGCCAACCAACTCCACGACTATATTTCGCAAAAACGCATCAGCGCCACCCGCCTGGAGATGTGCAACGTCGGCCAGGCCCGCATCTTTGGCGCCGAGTTGGAGGGCCGCCTCGATCTGGGCCACGGCCTGGCCCTGTTCGCCAACGCCACCGCCCTGGACGGCCGCGACGAAAACGCCGACGAGCCCCTGCGCTACATCGCCCCCATCTCGGGCATGGCCGGCGTGGACTTCGTCACCGGGCCGTTCTGGGCGCGCCTCGACACGCGCTGGGCCCTGGATCAGAACGAAACGCCCGCCGACGTGGAGGAGACCGGCGGTTACGCCACCCTCAACCTGGCCGGACGCTATCGTTTCGCGGCGCTGGGGCTCAACCACGAATTGCTGTTGACCGTGGACAACATCCTCGACACCCGCTACGAGAGCTATCTCTCCAACGCCCGGGGCATTGAACTGCTGGAGCCGGGCGTGGCGGCGGCGTTGACCTACACCCTGGAGTTCTGA
- a CDS encoding substrate-binding domain-containing protein: protein MRRAVFSVIVILAVGGLGAFYLFSDRAASPTAEQGPDAPPRLVFYTSFGATTPQIPFWGAVKAGWPGGAGLETRLWKDLDDLRGVIMAGRGDIWLGHSEGLAQAALRGAPVCFLAVTGWRKFYFLSADPAAVDLASLATLSQAQNSPLMVTPPDSPAMAILDDVAARGGPRFVTAPHAPRQLALLALRGQARHILAPEPLVSLLLTKAPGLRVVASLEDEHAKLTGGPARLPIAGLAMHGELARRRPELARQLLAAMERVAADLADDPAAGLALLPPEVAGELGPDVLRLSLSRDMIMTRPTAQVRQEVLAYLRLVMSPADRQRLDQLPEGFWGPPAP, encoded by the coding sequence ATGCGCCGAGCCGTCTTCAGCGTGATCGTCATCTTGGCCGTGGGCGGACTCGGCGCGTTTTACCTTTTCTCCGACCGCGCGGCGTCTCCGACGGCGGAGCAGGGCCCCGACGCGCCGCCAAGGCTGGTTTTTTACACATCCTTTGGCGCCACCACGCCGCAGATTCCCTTCTGGGGCGCGGTGAAGGCCGGCTGGCCCGGCGGGGCAGGGCTGGAGACGCGCCTCTGGAAGGACTTGGACGACCTGCGTGGGGTGATCATGGCCGGCCGCGGCGATATCTGGCTGGGCCACAGCGAGGGCCTGGCCCAGGCCGCCCTGCGCGGCGCGCCGGTGTGCTTTTTGGCCGTCACGGGCTGGCGCAAGTTTTACTTCCTGAGCGCCGACCCCGCGGCCGTCGATCTGGCCAGCCTGGCCACGCTCAGCCAGGCCCAGAACAGCCCGCTGATGGTCACCCCGCCCGACAGCCCGGCCATGGCCATCCTCGACGATGTCGCCGCCCGGGGCGGGCCGCGCTTTGTCACCGCGCCCCATGCGCCGCGCCAACTGGCCCTGCTGGCCCTGCGCGGCCAGGCCCGGCACATCCTGGCCCCGGAGCCGCTGGTTTCGCTGCTGCTGACCAAGGCCCCCGGCCTGCGGGTGGTGGCCAGCCTGGAGGACGAGCACGCCAAGCTCACCGGCGGTCCGGCCCGGCTGCCCATAGCCGGCCTGGCCATGCACGGCGAGCTGGCGCGCCGCCGGCCGGAGCTGGCGCGCCAACTGCTGGCGGCCATGGAGCGGGTGGCCGCCGATCTGGCCGATGATCCGGCCGCCGGCTTGGCCCTGTTGCCGCCGGAGGTGGCTGGTGAGCTTGGCCCGGATGTTTTGCGCCTTTCGCTATCGCGCGACATGATCATGACCCGGCCGACCGCCCAGGTCCGCCAGGAGGTTTTGGCCTATCTGCGCCTGGTCATGTCGCCGGCCGATCGCCAGCGTCTGGATCAACTGCCCGAGGGCTTTTGGGGACCGCCCGCGCCATGA